The genomic stretch ATTAGCTTTGCATCCTGTTTTTACCTCTGTAATATGTGTCTGCAGACAGGATCCTTATCATTTTCCCTGTAGGGTGTTACTAAAGTGCACATTTACTGGGCCCGCGGACAGAAGAAACATACTTAAATGAAAGGAAGTTATGGTCATCTCTGACTCATAATATGAgacttaaaaaaacagaggcTGTATGTCAGAAAAAGCCTGCTTGGATGAAGTCATAGATGTTTGAATAGGTAACTGTGTGCAGGAAAACAGCCTGCACACTGCATACAATGGAAAATAAGTGTGTGTCACTACTACAAGGGGCTATGTTACAAAAACATCCTATCTTCAAATGATACTTAAAAAGGTGAACCTATCAAAAATCTACTAAGTGAGGTTAAACGTTAATCTCCATTATCAGAAAGTGCACTCAAGCTGCTAGTATTTTAGGTGCAAGTCTATACAAGGTCTTACTGTATGGTTCCCAGGGCTTGAAATACCCTGATGTAAAAAATCTGCACAATAAATGAACATATtaagtaacacacacatacacgtatCTATCTTTATGCTGACCTGAAGTTATTGCAAAGTAATGGTTTCATGCTTTTGTGGTAGTTATCAGGGTTAATCTCAGAAGATAATGTAGATacatttctctccctctctgcactCTGTATGTGTGCTGGTCTTACCCTTCATCTGAGCTGAGGCTGTGTGTATCCGTGGTGTTCTCTGTGGGTATCGGAGGTGGGGGAGGCAGCATGTTTACTAGGTGCAGTGAAGCGGAGTAATGCAACAGACGATGACAACCAGCAGCTTTACCACAGTCTGCATTTCCACCTGGACAGAGAAgcaaaaatacagtaaatcCTAGTCTGTTATCTGACtcaaaataagataaaaaactGAGCACAATAACGACATACTGTGGCAGCCTGCTGGTATGTGACTGAGTCTCTGTTTGTAGACATTGGGTGGACAGGCCTGGTTGCTGGTTGATAATAAAGGGACGCTGTTCACTGCATGCAACTCtggaaggaaaacaaatgagcaGGTTTAGTGTGTCTATGAAGGAAAAATCAACTACCAGTACCATGTATCCACCAATTCTCACCTTGCTTGCTGTGGCTCTTTTCCCATGATTCCCTTAACACCCCCATCCTGGGCTGGGGTCGTATGGCGTGTTTCCATGGCAGAGCCTCGCGGCTGCTGAGCGGAGAGGACTTGGAGACGGGCTGAGTGAATATCTGGATGGTTTCACCTCCTTGCTGATGAGGTAAACCATGAGGCATTTTAGGCCGGCAAGAAGGACTGTTAAAGGTCTTGAGACTATTGCCCACCAGGTCCACATAAAAAGTGCCATAGACaccacagctgtcagtcacaatGGGGACTGCTGAGTCCATGCAGCTATTGTCCTTCTTGGATGAGACTGGGAGGCCTGAGAACACATAGaagatataaacacacactctttggTGATCAAAACAATAACATATACTTTATATTTTCCAGTATTAACTGTAGATATATGATATTTCTAATGTGGCCTCATGACTCTGTATATGAGGAAACGGCTGCAAAATATCATTGTTAAATTTGATCGGTTCTAACTGACAAATGAATGTCAGTAATCATTTCATTATGGACTTGgtgtggtttatttatttaatgaccTCGTTGTTAAATCAAAGACTACCACCAAGATGCTTGATCAGCCATAacattataaccactgacagaTAAAGTCACTCGCACAGTTTATCTGGCTGACATGGCCACTCACTGGGTAGGATATGCAATGGGTACTTTCCATACCCACTGTATGAGGCAGAGGGGAAAATTTGGTCCTCAAAAGAAATGGGCAGCAGAAGGATCTGAGTGACTTTGACATGGTGCAAAGTGTAATGGTTAGATGGGTCCAAACTGCAGCTCTGGTTTGTTCCCAGTCTGCTGTGGTCAGCAAAGTGGTCCAACGAAGGAAAAGAGGTGGATATGCAACATGATGCATTGACGAGTATATGTAGACTGTGACTGCACCTTTTTGTATCACTTCTGAATGAGTAACTATGTCTCACACTCATTTACAGGTgagttgccatggttaccataTGATCTGCTATAAATATATACCATTTATTGACATTCCAGTACATTTGGAGTTGCTAAGTGTTGAGAGTATAAAGATGGTTATAAGTAGTCATGCTTGGATTTACACAAATATTTATCTACCCAGACAAGATTTCACATCACATTCAACCACATAAAACAAGCTGGGTTCAAAGCATCCTGAAAACCTACTACAACCAATTTATCTTTAGCTGAGTGCACTTGTACAAGATTCACTGTTGTATTACTAAGTCattattttttcattgtgtTATTTTGCAGTGGGTACTTACTGGTGCTTCTGATCCCTGGGTGTTTTTGGCCTTGTGCCCACAGGTCCTGGTACTTCTGGTTGAAGGCAGGTCTCCAGCTTCCAGAGATCCAGGGCGAATCAGGAGCTGCCATCCTGTAGAGGCAGCATATGTCAAAATGAACCAAAGAAACgaaaaaataacatgttttttttaatatgtttgtattatttatggTGACAATGCTTGTACAAAAACTTCAAGTACTTTACTGCAGTAAGCTGAACCAGACGCCTGGTGTATGGTGTCATGGTTGCAGAAACATATTTTCTTTTAGTAGATTTCTTCTTTGCCAGAACAACTCTGTTTTTACAAGTCACCGTGCCAGTGCAGATACAAACCTTACCTATGTTTTATGATGAGATCTTCACTGGCAAGTCTGCGTAGACCTACAGGAAATcaaataatattaaagataaaaaaaaaaaaattcacattttaaacttaTGTGTATGTGGCAGATGTTTCTGCATACTCACCCTTAGCCCTGCCATGTCCTGGTATCAGGTGGCCTGTCTTTCTGTGGCATCTGTAGAGGTAGACAGCTGCAATCACCAGGATacaccacaagagggcaccaATGCTGCCAATTAACACAGGGTCCTGAAGCAAGTCCAGGACACCAGACACATCCCGTCTTCGGCTGTCTATCTCAGGGAGACTGCCTAACTGTGAGTCTAAGTggcaaaacagaaaatattatgAGAGCATATCAGTGCTTGAAGTATAAAAGTTCATGTGCCTGTCTTGTGTTCTCAGCCACAATTctactgctgctgcactgaaaTGAATTACATAAAGATATTTTGCTCACTGATGACGAATCCATGAGGGTCACTCAGCACGCCTACTCCAGCTCCATTCACTGCTGCTATGGTGATCCAGTATCGTTTCCCTTGTTTAAGAAAGGTGATATCAAGGTTGTGCTGGCCACTATCCACTGTCCAGTTCTGATGCTGTTGCTCTTCAGAGTCCACACACCACACCTGAAGAAACAATTTACATCTTTAACAGAGATACAGTCaataatctataaaaacgtGTTATACAGTACAAAGTATTATCCATTAGAAGGATCACATGTACTGTAGGGCTCTTTGACTGTGATTACCTGGTACCCCTGTATAATACCATTGTGGGCTTCATGAGGAGGAGGCTCCCAGCTCAAATGGATGGTGTCATTCTGTTCGTGGCTCACTGTGATGGACACAGCGAGTGGAGAGGCACTAGGTACTGAATAAAGAAAGTTTTCTATTATTTCATACATATGTCAataaatcagtcaatcaataaaataaaataaaatgaaataacacATAAATGCTAACAGCTCAATTGTCACCTGTCTCAGGTACTCTGAGATGCCGGGTGTTGCTTTCCCTTCCATACAAGCTGCTACCATAGGGACGGACTTTGAACTCATACTTGTAGCCCTTCTTTAAGGGCCCCACCTGTGCCTGGAAGCTGGGCAATGTCGTCTTCTTTGCTGCCCAGTCCGACGTGGCAGGCAGCAGAGAGCGATACAGAACTTCAAATCCATCCAAATAATGAGGCCGGACTGGAAGGGACTGGAGCTGATTAGACAGAAAACACATATCACACACCCGAGGTATCAATTTAACACTTTAAAATTACTTTCCCATACCTTCCATTGTACAAGGGACACATTAGACCCAGGAGCCATGATGGTGACATTCTCCAGAACCACTCTCAGTGCTGACAGCTCTTTGTGAAGGTCTTTCTGCTGAGTGCTTGCAGCCTCTGGAAACACAAATGATTCATCATAAATACTTACATTTGTTTTAAGGGATGTCCACACAGGACAAACTTAATACTTACTAAGCAATTCTGAGAAACATGGCACCTTattcttcctcatcatcatccattTACAGTATATGAGATGATttctagtagtagtagtagcagtagtagtagtaatagcagtagtagtagcagtagcagtagtagtagtagcaggagcagtagtagtagcagtagtagtagtagcagtagtagtagtagtagtagtagcagtagtagtagtagtagaagtagtagcagtagtagtagcagtagtagtagtagcagtagcagtagtagtagcagtagtagtagcagtagtagtagtagtagtagtagcagtagcagtagtagtagcagtagcagtagtagtagcagtagtagtagcagtagtagtagtagtagtagcagtagcagtagtagtagcagtagcagtagtagtagtagcagtagcagtagtagtagtagtagtagcagtagcagtagtagtagcagtagcagtagtagtagtagtagcagtagtagtagtggaATTTCACACCTGTTAAATAAGACCGCCCTTGTTGTCACCCTCAACATTTAATCAATGTGTTGAAATTGATATTGGCTGCTTTGAAAAAACCCAACAGTTCTATTTGTTCCAAAATCATATTTTGACATCTCACCTTCAACTAGTAGCTGTGCACTGGCAGTAACCACACCTGCATCATTGACAGCGGTGCAGGTGTACTTCCCAGCATCCTGTGCTGTCGCATAATGGATCTGGAGTGTCTGATCTGGGTTTACAAGGTACCTGGACACACATACAGGGAAAATCATTTCAGACTTTACCTGTATTCTCTTATGCATAAAGCAATATTTACTTTTAGGAGAAATGTTATGGTTTTGTGAATACATGATTAGTGGAAAAGTACTGAGAGCATAATATCATACCTGCCATTGGGCAGTGGCCCCTGCTCTCTGCTCCAAaccacagcaggaggagggtcACCTTTAGCTTGGCAGTAGAACTGGGCAGACTCCCCCATTCTCACTGACACATTTTCTGGCTTCAGCACCAAAACAGGCTTGGCTGCAACAGAGAAGTCAGTGCTGTGCTTTTCTGCATCATACTGAGGATTAATGTTCAACCTTTGTTGTAAACTAATAACAAAGCTTTAAGTTGCATAGAAACCTAGTGCTGTTAAAACAATGAAATGCTGTTTTTGGAACGTTGTCTCACCCAGTACGGACAGCCGAGCTgccctgctctctctcagcCCCATAGTGTTGcgggccacacacacataagctcCAGAgtgcttcttctctgcaggAGCAATGATAAGCTTCCCACTAAGCTCCTGCAATACAAGCACAGTGAAGACATACTGTAGAGTATATTTATGCctttatgcatttttttgtcatcataAGCAATCAACAGAttgtgttctgctgctgatgcCCTAGTTCATGGGAAACATTCTCTAAAGTTAAATCCAGTGTTTCATATGGTAACATTAATATAATCAGACTGTCATAAATATGTGTTGCAAATATATTTCCACATACTAATAAACAGTATGCactaatgcaaacagaaatgAATTACTGTATGTTATTAATGGTGCTTCTTCTGCTGTCTTTAGGACCCTCTGAAAAACAGTGCTGAGAACAGTAATGTAATCTTTGGAGATGCTTACTCGAGTAAGCGTGGcagtcaaacacacataaatggtTCATCCAACATAAACTACGGTAAGTCTAAGTTTAACTTTAAAGTTACAACTGAAATTGGGAGCACAGCAGACCTGTTCCTGCACCGAAAAAGCTGTAGTGGAAGGGGAGCAACATGTGACACTTTGAAAATCAGGTCCTACATCCTTCACAACTCCAACTCCACAGCTGTAAAGCAGCTAACGTACTTTCTAGTATTAGATATTAGAAGAAAATCACAGATAAGGAAAGATTTTAAGTGTAGAATGGAACACCGCTTTACTAAGAGATCTTGATATTTAACTTTAAATACTGTACCTTATGCATTTACTACTGCTGTACTAATTCTTCTATTCATTTCACTCACATTTAATTTCCTTAACATAAAAACACGTGTGGCAGTAAACTTCTTGTCTATTAGTCGTCATATTTATATGAGACGTCGTAGGTTGTTGATTGAGTGCTTACAGTGTAGTGATGGTCAGTGTTGTTGATAGGGAGCCCATCCTTCTTCCAGATGATGTTAGGTTCAGGGTGTCCCACTGGGGGTGAACAGTTTAAAACTGCAACGTCTCCCTCTGCCACCTCCACGTCACTGGGCTGCACAATGAACTCCTCCTGCAACACTGCATCACAACAAGACAGCTTCACTGTTGAGCTCAGCTCCATCAGAATTATAAGGCCTGGTCAtgtacacatggacacataatGATCAGAGTgatgtgaaataaaacaaataaaaactgaacagagaCAGGTACAGCATATTTGTTTTCTCCTAACTTAttctgatgtaaaaaaaaatgagccatCAGCAGCTAGATGGGTAAACTGTGGGGGTCTGAGGCTAATTAGCACCACTGTTTGACTCAAACACTGACATTGGACCACTGTGGCCCTGTCACTGCAACTGTTGACAGCTTCATCCTTATACTGTCCCTCTCATTTGAAAGTGTTTAGAGTTCATCTTTATGGTAATGCTAAAATCCATAGTATTAGAAAACATAGATGACAACACACAAGTTTTCTCACCGTGCCATTATTTAgcagaaatgaagccaaaaagaaaaaaaacatgtaggcAATACTTTGTAGCTTGCAGATCCACCTTTACCACTAATAACTTCATTGAATGCTGTCCTGTATGACTGTCAGTCTCTCACATTATTGTATACAACATTCgttcagttcattgaggttttcGGGCATTCAGTTGCCTCGTAAGGTCCCACCACAGCACTTCAATTGTgctgaggtctggactttgactagacCATTcaaaaaccttgattctttgaTTTTTCAGCCATTCTGATGTAGACTTGCTGCTGTGCTATGGATCACTGTCTTGTTGCATGAAGCTTTAACTGTGGGACAGATGGCCTCACATCCATCACCCCTCACTGCCATGCTTGACAGTGGGTATGAGGTGTTTCttttgaaatgctgtgtttggttttcagcagacatggttgtgagcattaagaccaaacactccactttggtctcatgtgtccataggacctTGTTCctcaagtgttgttctttgttcagatgcagtttagtgaacctcagtcctgcttccatgtgctttttagacagaagagtctttctcctggtaacccttcaaacaaactgtacttgttctgtcttcttctaactgtgctaattgaatgttttccactcgtgaataatctttctctctgtagaactttgaactccaaacagtttgaaatggttttatacgtctttttttttgcttaacaccattgtttgtctttctctcttgtcgtcgtgttaacacacacctgaatgttccagagcagcaaacagagcagaggtctgtacacctgctgatgatcaaacACTTTTTATGATGTAACTTATATATACTTGATGTTAACATCACACAGTAAATGTTGTCTTTGGGttctgtacacaaacacagagaatcaCATACAGCAGTGGAATATTCCCCGTGGGACTCTGTTGTAAGCAGTCGCCTGGAGACTGTTTGCATGTGGAACGGACTAAAACATCAGACATGAATGTGAGATGATTGCAGCTTGAAACTGACCCGTAAATATGAACGAAGAGGAGCTCATTAAAGGTTTTTTTAGTGGGATATTGTGCATGGACATCAGTGGACTAATGAGATAAATCTTTCTTCTATTTAATAAAGTTGATTTGCttcttgaaaaataaaaatcagctaATATTTATAGTGGCAGTGTAGAGCTGAAAAGCACATTTTAATCTGTTTATGTGTCAGGTTGTGTCACAGTCACCCTGGACAGGCTGGATATCAATACTGGTGGATGATGCTGACACTTGAGTGTTTAGACAGTAGATAACTATAACGCCCCTAGAAATAAATCACTAATAAGACGCCCCCCCCAGCAGCATTCCAAGTCTCACCTGCGATATAAAGCGATGCATTGCGGCTGGTGGCCCTTCCTGCACTGTTCCTTGCCACACAGGTATACACACCTTCATGTGACTGACCTCGCCTGCCCCCTCCCACACTCAGAAAGAAGAGGCTCCCCTCTGACAGAACTATAGCTTGCGACTGGCCATCTCCGTTTGTTGTCTCCAGGGGCTGACCATTGCGCAGCCACTCAATGGTCGGATTCGGACTGCCTTCTGCCCGGCAGGAGAGTGAGGCAGGATTGCCCACTTTGACCACCACATCAGAAGGTTGGTGGACGATGCGGGGAGGTGTCTCCTCTGCATGGACTCTGGAacctgaggagaaagcagagagGCTTTAGACTGTGGAGAGCATCTAAGCGATAAGACAATCCATTCATGTTGAGAATAAGCCTTGATATTTTGCTCTACTTATGAATAAGTAGTATGTATGTATGAGATGGAATTTGAGCTCATTCATCTTGGGacaatgtaaatattatttcCTCACTGTACAGAGAGTAAGAGCCACACCCAAACAGCAAACCCTAACGTAACATACCACCACCTCCAACTTCATTTAACTGGCAACAGAAAACCTGCACCAAACAAATTCAAGGCCTGCTACCAACAAACAGTGACTATTTGCAGCCAGCTGCAGTGGAATGCCATTGTTTGAACTTCCCGTAGATGACCACACTGAAGGAAACAGGGAGACTGTGATCAGCTTCCTGACAAGAGAGGAAGCGAATGGGTCTCAGGGACATCAACTCCAACAAAGGCCGGGTAGAACTCCTCCATCAACAGCATAACACACCGTGTCAAAGAGGCACCTTTTGTAAACAAGACAGCGGGGCGCTAGTTCCACTACAGATGCTGATTTTGTTGCGTGTACCATAAAGGGAGTTTAAATCCATAGCATCCATAACACAGCATAGCGTTGTCCTTGCAAAATAAGTGTTCAAAATGTCAGGAAAGTCAAATGTGAAATATCAGAGACATAATATCAAAAAGACTTGCCTGTCTTAAATTggcaaggagaaaaaaagttgtACTACTTGAGCTGTTCATTCTTTCACTATAGCCGGAAATGCCTTCACATCACTGCTAACAATAGCCTGTTTAACCTTATTGTCAGTGAATCCTTTCACATTCAGAGTCAAGAGAGGATTCAGCCCAAACATCAGTGAGTCATGGTCAAAACATTCTCAGGAGGAGGGTTCTAATGAGGATGCTGCTGGACCTCCAGACTTTGTGGAAGCTTCAGTGCATCACAAAGAATGTATACAAAATCTGAAAACTGTGGGAAAACAAGTCAGGTtccaaacacaagacacagcacTGGGTCAGACCCCGCTCTGCCCCACAAAGCAACTCAAGGGGACAGCAAGACAAGGGGACCTGGGGCGCTTTAGGGTATAACAAACCAGTTTATTAATCAAATAGCTAGCTGGCAAAGGATAATAGGTAACAGATGCCATTAAAGTTCAGGTCATTTGACAACATATAGCTCCTGAAGATCCTACTGACTCAGTTGTAAACATTTTATCTGTAATCAATCAATAAGAAAATATGATAACGTACCATTCAAACGagtgaagaaagaaaaggactacagaaaatgtttttaacacCATTATTTTGTAGTCCTAATTTATCACATCAATTACTCCAAAGTTAAGAATACTTACCTGTCAGAAGAACTCCTAACACCAGTTCAAATATCCTGGTGAAAACGTATCTGGTCCGCATTGACATAGCTAGCTCATTAAGCTAATTAGCTGCGTAGCTAATTAGCGCCTAATATAAACAAACGTCCAACTTTCATAAAAAAGTTTTTAGGAAGCTACAATATTTGATTCTATTACGGGGCAGCTTTTcttcaaaataaatacacactgcCGCTCCACAGAGAAACCAGCGCTTCTCTCCTGTCACAGACGGCACTAAAGTCAAGGAAGTGCACGACatttgacttcctgtgtgttagctttcaaaataaaggcaaaaATCACACCACTTGCATAAAGCATATAATGCATCCTAGCATTtgatattatttatatattattttatttacagttaCCTACGTTGTTGTTTTATCGCACAGTATTTTGTAGTATCTATTTTATTTGGCATTATTTACTTTTGGGAATGCGCTGTGTGGTCTTAATTTGAAGGCCATATGACATGTTACCGGTATTATTTTAGTGACATTGACAGACGCAGCTGTAAAATGCGCTTATTAGGCGACTGTGACGTCAATAATCTAATAATGTGAAGTTTTACTAACTGCTCATGTTTCCCTTCTAGCTATTTATGACCGATTGTTTACTTTACAAAACAGAGAGTATAATAAACATCATAACTGTCCGAAAATAATTTCTAGGACGTTGCTCAGAAacaactaaataaaataaaataaaataaaataaaaataggccTACATTTTGGCCTCCAAATAGTTGAGGTGAATGTATGAACCGATGCtcagtttttttaaaataatttttggAGTCTCAGATCTGTCAATACTGCTACAAGGCAGGAAGTTCAAAGTCTGTAGAAGATTTTTCTTTTAACAATAGCAGGAAATTGTGCATCTTGCAACGTATCCTTACAGTATTCCAGCCATTAGTATGTAGATGTCTTAGGGTACAGTTCCTGTTTTACTACAGCTGAAAGTCTTTCGATTGTGGAGTTAGAAATAAATTTACTGTTCAGTAAAAATATGTGGTAGAAAAACAGATGCTGAACTACCTCCAAGTTTTCAGCCGTGGGGGCGACCCAGGAATAAGTGAACTACCACTAGTCTATTCCCTCTAATGGCACACATAAATAAAGTATTGTGTGGTGAACTCTTTCATTGTGTCGCTCAGAAAGGCCTGGGGCTAAGTGATGGATGTTTATATTGATCCAACAACTTGGGTTTGATGGCCTCGGCATCGGCCAGCTTTCAGCCTGCAACAAAAAGCTTTagagaggatgaaggatgaGTCCCACTGCTAAACACAACCCATGGGAATGGTGCTGGGACTGAGATGTGCCGAGGAAAGGGTCCTCTTTCAGGCTGCAGACCAAAAGGTCAGGGGGAAGTATTGGAGACAGGGCAAAAGAGGGCGGGATGGactgagaaaaagaaagaatgtgtcagCTATGGTGAGGAATGTGATAAAAAGTGACTTCAGAGTACATTGTAAGTGTAATTCAAGTGAGTTTTGTAAAGGGATTAACAAACACTGTCAGTCTGGATGGATGCTTTGAACTAGAATAAACAAagatatgcttttattttgaaataattaATTTCTATATGAACACCTGTTGTGTACATTCTGTGATCACATTTCATAGTgccaataaatatttttttcttaaatgtaTACAGTTAATTCAAACCATTACATGATgattataatttaattttaaggCAGCTTTGTGATTTTTATCTTTATGCAAAAATACATTTGGCTACAATTTATCCCACTTTGATACTATCCTTCTAATTATAGCTTAATAGCTTTTAAACATACtgtcatattattatttatgcagCACCAAacctaaataaacaaacaaaacaaacaaaataaatgtaaataattgGTGCACACAGCCATGTAGTTTAATCACATAATTTAGTGTAATAATGTTTTGGGTCGTTTTTGGGCATTTTGTAATTTTCCTCCTCAAATTACTGCAAGATTAAATCGAACCACAATTATTAATAACATTTGTGCATATGCAACATATGGGTTTGTGAGTAAAGCAACAAAACTTTGAACTTTTATTATGGAATTGTATTAATAATTACTCATTCTGATACTATGATCTAAGATGGTAATACTGTGAGATGCCTTCCATGTCTGCACACAGCTATGTTGTCTCCTACCATCACACCATGCATTAAAAGctctcctgcagcaggttgCAGCACCCCCACTGAACACTCACCTTTCTGTCGGTGCGGCCTGCTCCTGTGAGGTgcgtgctgctgctggtggtgtccTGTGCTGTGACGAAAATGCTCCTTGACCCTGGTCTTTGACCTCTTGTCCAACCCTGGCTCGGTCATACAGATGTCCTGGCTCTTGAGCTGCTGGGAAATCTCCGCGCAGGTGTAGAAccaggacacacagaggagccaCGCTCCGACCCGCATCTTCGCTCCACAAGTCTTCCCGGATGCAACACCCCCCTTGATCCTTTTACTACAGCTCTGCTGCACCACCCATACCCTCTACCCTACTGCGGTGCTCCTCAGCATGTGACCTGTCCTACGCACCACTTGTTATT from Parambassis ranga chromosome 14, fParRan2.1, whole genome shotgun sequence encodes the following:
- the robo4 gene encoding roundabout homolog 4 isoform X3, whose translation is MSMRTRYVFTRIFELVLGVLLTGSRVHAEETPPRIVHQPSDVVVKVGNPASLSCRAEGSPNPTIEWLRNGQPLETTNGDGQSQAIVLSEGSLFFLSVGGGRRGQSHEVLQEEFIVQPSDVEVAEGDVAVLNCSPPVGHPEPNIIWKKDGLPINNTDHHYTELSGKLIIAPAEKKHSGAYVCVARNTMGLRESRAARLSVLAKPVLVLKPENVSVRMGESAQFYCQAKGDPPPAVVWSREQGPLPNGRYLVNPDQTLQIHYATAQDAGKYTCTAVNDAGVVTASAQLLVEEAASTQQKDLHKELSALRVVLENVTIMAPGSNVSLVQWKLQSLPVRPHYLDGFEVLYRSLLPATSDWAAKKTTLPSFQAQVGPLKKGYKYEFKVRPYGSSLYGRESNTRHLRVPETVPSASPLAVSITVSHEQNDTIHLSWEPPPHEAHNGIIQGYQVWCVDSEEQQHQNWTVDSGQHNLDITFLKQGKRYWITIAAVNGAGVGVLSDPHGFVINSQLGSLPEIDSRRRDVSGVLDLLQDPVLIGSIGALLWCILVIAAVYLYRCHRKTGHLIPGHGRAKGLRRLASEDLIIKHRMAAPDSPWISGSWRPAFNQKYQDLWAQGQKHPGIRSTSLPVSSKKDNSCMDSAVPIVTDSCGVYGTFYVDLVGNSLKTFNSPSCRPKMPHGLPHQQGGETIQIFTQPVSKSSPLSSREALPWKHAIRPQPRMGVLRESWEKSHSKQELHAVNSVPLLSTSNQACPPNVYKQRLSHIPAGCHSGNADCGKAAGCHRLLHYSASLHLVNMLPPPPPIPTENTTDTHSLSSDEGSSRSTKLTMDMGSLQSVCPASGDHRHPGNSCPSYSHLSAASYSMSEDNETTGTLTAQEATEYLEFSPKPERCSALPEQRPSLPHHFAPNLGYICRPVHLSPLEDEATSSEPEPLPIGLRRARLQSSPSSCYSEWDSSLWNTWSSVMDGNLASARTSLISSVDSCYTNDSASFVHLLAAAAETMSGASLSDFSPPASPLSALYPPFHAEADSFVELEPAPAWDWSAAWMEEMEAQYRAHYPGRNTKPFNT
- the robo4 gene encoding roundabout homolog 1 isoform X1, with the protein product MRVGAWLLCVSWFYTCAEISQQLKSQDICMTEPGLDKRSKTRVKEHFRHSTGHHQQQHAPHRSRPHRQKGSRVHAEETPPRIVHQPSDVVVKVGNPASLSCRAEGSPNPTIEWLRNGQPLETTNGDGQSQAIVLSEGSLFFLSVGGGRRGQSHEGVYTCVARNSAGRATSRNASLYIAVLQEEFIVQPSDVEVAEGDVAVLNCSPPVGHPEPNIIWKKDGLPINNTDHHYTELSGKLIIAPAEKKHSGAYVCVARNTMGLRESRAARLSVLAKPVLVLKPENVSVRMGESAQFYCQAKGDPPPAVVWSREQGPLPNGRYLVNPDQTLQIHYATAQDAGKYTCTAVNDAGVVTASAQLLVEEAASTQQKDLHKELSALRVVLENVTIMAPGSNVSLVQWKLQSLPVRPHYLDGFEVLYRSLLPATSDWAAKKTTLPSFQAQVGPLKKGYKYEFKVRPYGSSLYGRESNTRHLRVPETVPSASPLAVSITVSHEQNDTIHLSWEPPPHEAHNGIIQGYQVWCVDSEEQQHQNWTVDSGQHNLDITFLKQGKRYWITIAAVNGAGVGVLSDPHGFVINSQLGSLPEIDSRRRDVSGVLDLLQDPVLIGSIGALLWCILVIAAVYLYRCHRKTGHLIPGHGRAKGLRRLASEDLIIKHRMAAPDSPWISGSWRPAFNQKYQDLWAQGQKHPGIRSTSLPVSSKKDNSCMDSAVPIVTDSCGVYGTFYVDLVGNSLKTFNSPSCRPKMPHGLPHQQGGETIQIFTQPVSKSSPLSSREALPWKHAIRPQPRMGVLRESWEKSHSKQELHAVNSVPLLSTSNQACPPNVYKQRLSHIPAGCHSGNADCGKAAGCHRLLHYSASLHLVNMLPPPPPIPTENTTDTHSLSSDEGSSRSTKLTMDMGSLQSVCPASGDHRHPGNSCPSYSHLSAASYSMSEDNETTGTLTAQEATEYLEFSPKPERCSALPEQRPSLPHHFAPNLGYICRPVHLSPLEDEATSSEPEPLPIGLRRARLQSSPSSCYSEWDSSLWNTWSSVMDGNLASARTSLISSVDSCYTNDSASFVHLLAAAAETMSGASLSDFSPPASPLSALYPPFHAEADSFVELEPAPAWDWSAAWMEEMEAQYRAHYPGRNTKPFNT